The following is a genomic window from Candidatus Omnitrophota bacterium.
TTTACAAAGGGCAAAGAGATGGTCTTTTCCCCCGACGTTCTTTCCTGGCCGCCATTTATCGCCTTCGCGGGTCAAAAGTGTTCCTGGCTTAACTATCTGACCAGCACTTACCTTAATCCCTTTAGTATCCGGATAATGCTTGGATTTACGATATCCACTTGCTCCACCGCTCATTTTAACCTCCTATCCTTTTATTAAACTTAAGGCTTCACTCCTGGTTTTTTCGTTTTCCTTAAATATCCCTCTTACCGCCGAAGTCACCGTCAAGACCCCGGCTTTTTTCACCCCCCGGAAGGACATACATAAATGCTCTGCCTCAATCACCACCATCACGCCCAAAGGCCTTAATTTCCTCATAATAATCTCCGCAATCTGGGTAGTTAGGCGCTCCTGCACCTGCGGCCGGCGCGCCAATATTTCTACCACCCGTGCCAATTTGCTTAAGCCAGTAACCCTTCCCTCTTTAGGAATATAAGCCAGGTGTGCTTTTCCGACAAAGGGCAGGAGATGGTGTTCACAGACCGAGTATAAAGGTATATTTTTCAGTAAAATTATCTCATCGTGTTTCTGGTCTAAGATAACTTCTAATTCCTTTGCCGGGTCTTTGTTTATTCCGGAAAAAATCTCCTCATACATTTCTGCTACCCGGTGGGGGGTATTTACTAAATCCTTTCTCTTGGGGTCTTCGCCAATCGCCACCAAGATGTCTTTTATGGCTTTTTCAATCTTTTTCTTATCCATTTTAACCCCTCTACTTTCCAATACAAAATTCACTAAAAATTTTTTCCAATAAGTCCTCAGAAAAATTTTTCCCGATTATCTCATCAAAACAAATCAATGCCTCTTTTATGTTTTGGCTGATGAATTCGTAAGAGAGGTTTTTTTCTAATGCGTTGATCGCCTCTTGGATTAAATCTTCTGCTTCTCTTAAGGTCTGGATGTGCCTTAGATTGCTCACCATAACTCGTTCTGGCTCTTTAATCCCTCCTTTAAATACCTCATCCTGAATTGCCTTTTCAATCTCTTCAATATTTTTTAATTTCTTTGCGGAAATCTCAATCACGGGATGAAAATATTTTAAGATTTCTTCTTTTTCTATCCTCTGCTTGAGGTCAATCTTGTTAATCAGGGCAATTACCGGTTTTGTCTTCAACTGTTTAATCAAGAGCTGGTCCTGGCCGTCTATTTTCCGACTGGCGTCAAAAACCAAGATGATTAAATCCGCTAAGCGGATCTGTTCTCTTGAACGCTGAATTGCTTTTTTCTCTACCAGGTCCTGCGGTTCAATAATGCCGGCAGTATCCACAATTCTTACCGGAATCCCCTTTATGTCAATGACCTCCTCAATGGTATCGCGCGTGGTTCCCGGCAGAGGGGTGACAATTGAGCGCTCCTGTTTTAAAAGCGCATTTAAAAGCGAAGATTTTCCTACATTGGGCTTTCCGCAGATAACTACATGTATACCTTCGCGCAATATCCGGCCGTGTTGACTGGAATCCAAGATTTTTTTTAGTTCCTGGTATACTTTATTTAACCTTAAACCAACCTTTTTCTCGTCTACTGCCTCAATTTCTTCGTCAGGAAAATCAATGCTTGCTTCCAGAGATGCCAAAATATCTAAGAGGATTTTGCGCATGCGCTTTATATGCTTAGAAAGTGTGCCTTTTAACTGTTCTGCGCCTAATTTTAGGGCAGAATCTGTCTTTGCTTGAATGATATCTAAAACTGCTTCGGCCTGCGCCAAATCAATTCTTCCGTTTAAAAACGCCCTTTTAGTAAATTCCCCGGGTTCTGCCAGCCGGGCGCCATGAGCCAAGACCAAATTCAAAACACGGCGCAAGGCCACTATCCCGCCGTGGCAGTTTATTTCCACTACATCTTCTTTGGTGTAACTTCTGGGTGAGCGCATTACGCTTAAAATCACTTCATCTACTACGCCATCCCGGCTGCCATCCCCTTGGCCCTTATCTTTTGCCTCGACAATCCAGCCATAGCGCATGGTATAAGTCGGCATCTCAGACGGCCTCGTCCTGTCTTTGGCAAGAAAAATTTTATCGGCAATCTTAAGCGCATCTTTACCGCTTAAGCGCACAATGCCAATTCCGGCTGAGCCCTGAGAAGTAGAAATAGCAGCAATTGTGTCACTAAGATTAAGGCGCATCTTTTTTTAATAAACTTCTTGCCTCACCTACCACAAACAATGAGCCGGTAATCAGGATTAAATCTTCTTTGTTAGCAAGCACTTGCGCTTTTATTAAACCATCTTTTACATTCTGTGTCAAGTGCCGCGGCTTATTTTTAAAATATCGGGCTAAGATTGCGGGATGCACAGCTCTCGGATTATCGGCTTTAGTTAAAACAACCATATCCGTTAAATCATACAACTCCTCACAAATACCTTTTATATCTTTGTCTTTGGAAACTCCCAAAATTAAAAATAATTTCGCATATTGAAAACTTTTTCTGACCGCCTCTTTTATGGCAAGGGCAGAAGCCCGGTTTTGCGCACCATCCAAGACAACCCAAGGGTTTCTGGCAACAACCTCGCATCTACCCGGCCATTTTGTCTGCGCCAGACCGTTCCTCACTGCCTCCTCACTGATTTCTATACCTTTATTTTTTAATCCCTGAATTGCACCGATTGCCACGGTGGCATTGACCATTTGGTGTTCGCCGATTAATCCTACCTTTAATTCGGGGAAACTATATCCTCTTCCCCAAACTCTAAACCCTAAACCAGATTTCTCATAGAAGATATCCCTGCCTACTTCATAAAGTTGTGCCTTTACTTGCCGACATCTATTTCGGATTACCTCACTTGCCTCCTTTTCCTGCGGAGCAGAAATTACCATTAATTTCTGATTTCTTATTATCCCTGCCTTTTCTTGTGCAATCTCGCTTAAGGTATTGCCTAATTTTTGCGTATGCTCATAACTTATAGGGGTAATTGCACAAACCAGAGCATCTATCGTATTAGTAGCATCTAACCTTCCTCCCAAGCCAGTTTCTAACACCGCAAAATCCACTTTTTTTTCTTTAAAATAAATAAAGGCCAAGGCAGTATAAATTTCAAAAAAACTAAGTGGTCCATAAGGGTTCTTTTGTGAAAATCTATCGGCAAGAGGCCTTAATCTACTCACAAAATCTACTACCTCCTCTTCGCTAATCATTCCTTCAAATTCCGGCGAAGGGCAACTTGGTGTTCCCGCACTCGGCTGCTCCAGTATTCTTATTCTCTCTCTGAAGGTCACCAAATGCGGAGAGGTATACAGACCAACTCTATACCTTGCCTCCTTTAAAATATACGCGATAAATGCACAGGTTGAACCCTTGCCTTTTGTGCCGGCGATATGAATGCAATTTAAATCTTTTTGCGGCTGGCCCAATTCTTTTAAAAATTCCTGCATCCTCTCCAATTTAAAAGAGGCCTTGTAGGGATAGCGGACTCTTCTTTCATAATTGATAAAGGACTCTAAATAATTCTGTGCCTCTTTATAGGTGTGCATCACTGCTCCAGCCCCTTTAAAAATTTATAAATGCATTCGGGTAATGCCCTTCCATATCCGCCTTCTAAAACACAAAAAAGCGGTTTTTTAAAATGCGCCAGGAGTCGGCCAATTTCCTCAAAGGTTTCGGTTTCTAAAGACAAGCCGCCCAGGGGGTCGTCCTTGTGCGTATCAAAACCCGCCGAGACCGCAATTAAATCCGGATTAAAATTTTTGACTTCTCCCAGCGCCTTTTTAAAAACCGAAAGATAGGCAGCAGAATCTGTGCCCGCGACTAAAGGATAATTTAAGCAATTTTTTACCGACTCCCAACCCGTGCCCGGATACAAAGGGACTTGGTGTAAAGAGATGTATTGTACGGCCTCTCTCCCCAAAAAGATATCCTGCGTGCCATTTCCATGATGGCAGTCAAAATCTACAATGGATATCTTTTTAACCTTACTTTTAATCCGCATTATGGCGATGGCGAGGTTATTAAAATAACAAAATCCGCCTAAATTATCTTTTGTGGCGTGATGGCCGGGTGGCCGCATCAAAGAAAAAGCCATCTCTCCTTCTAAACTCCACTGCGCTGCCGTGATTGCGCTACCTGCGGCTAATTTGGCATAGGTAAAGATATTCTCTATATTGGGTGTATCCGGCTCAAAAAAATTGTTCTCCCTCACTGCCTGGAAAAGACGCGGGGTATGGGCCAAAAGGATATCTTTATCTTGGGCTATTTCAGCGGTTCTAAATTCAAAGCCAGAATTTAAAAGGAATTCTGCTGCACCCCTCACTCTCTCCGGCGACTCCGGATGCCCAAAAGAAGCATAATGCAAACAATCTTGGTTAAAGATAATCTTTACCTTCGGCATTTGATTCAGTGTGGAGAGGGCTTAATCAGAGTTCTTTTCGGCGAGAAAGCGCATGCGCCAGGGTTACGGGGCTACTGTATTCTAAGTTGCCTCCTGCGGGAATCCCCAAACCGATGCGCGTTATTTTTACATTTAATGGCCTCAACATCTTAACCAGATACAAGGCAGTAATCTCGCCCTCAGTATCTGCATCTGTGGCAATGATAACTTCCTTGACCTGATGACACTTAATCCGCTCCAATAAATTATCTATCTTTAAATCCTGTGGCCCTTTTCCTTCCAGCGGCGAGATGGCGCCCATTAAAACATGATAGACGCCGTTAAAATTTCCTGCTTTTTCTATTGCCTCAATGTCCTTGGGATTCTCAACCACGCAAATTATTTCCTTATCTCTTTTCAGGTCATTGCAGATAGCGCAGATTTCCTTTTCGCTTAGGTTATTGCAGACCTTACAAAATCTAACATTTTCTTTCGCCCTTATAATCGCCTCAACGAGCGCCTGAATCTGGTCTGGGGGGGAGTGCAAAAGATAATCCGCGATACGGCTGGCGCTGCGTCGGCCGATACCGGGAAACTTCTCCAGTTCCTTAATCAATCTTTCTATTGCCTGTGGCATTTATCCTTCCTTGATGAGACGGCCGCCAAAGGTATTTAAGATCTGCTCCACCCCGGTTGCTTGCGGCTGTTTTGTCTTTAATTCTTCGCTCAAAATAAAATTTAGTTTTAAGTCCGCCTTCAATATCTCTTTAACTACCTTCTCAATGAGCAGGTGGTTCTCTTTTTTCTCCACAATCTCCTTATGCAAAGAATTATCCTTGGCAAAGCCGATGGTCAAGATATCTTTATCTAATCTCAATAATTCCCCTTCATTTAGATAGGTGGCCAGAGACATCTTTATCTTGCCTAAACTTTCAATCACGGAAGGCCAGGCTGCCTTTATGTTCTTTAAATCTGCGGCGGTGGTAGGATCGGCACTTTGCGTTGAGACATCTACCTTTAGAATAGTCTGGTCTTTTGGGCTAAGATGGGCATTTGATAAGGGCTGGGCCGGTCTTTTTTTATCCTGGCACAATTTCACCAAGGCAATCTCCAAAGGAATGCGGCTTGCACCAAAGCGCTTGGCGATTTCCTGGGTATTGACTAAAAGATTAAAGATGGAAAATATCTCTTCCAAACTAAAGGCCTTGCTCTGTTCAGAAAGCGCTTCCAGATAATTTTGCGGAAGGTCAATCAAGGAAGACCTTTCTTTGGTGACGTGGGCAATCATGAGGTTACGAAAGTGCTCAATCAGGCGGCTCAACAACAGATTTGCTTCTTTCCCTTGGGCAATAATTTCATCCAGTAATTTTATTGCCTCAAGCGCATCTTTCTGGATAATTTTAGAGGTAATTTCAAAAAGGGCTTCTTCCTGCACGATACCCAGCAAAGAATTCACATCCGAAGATGTGATTTTATCGGGATTAAAAGAAAGCAACTGGTCCAATATGGATTCAGCATCTCTTAATGAACCATCGGAGGCGCGCGCAATGGCAAAGAGGACCTCCTTTTCTATATTTATATTTTCCGCCTTGACAATCTTTTCCAATTGGCTGATGATCTTTAAGGCGGGTATGCGGCTAAAATCAAATCTCTGGCAACGCGAAAGGATGGTGGGAATTACCTTGTTTGCCTGGGTAGTGGCAAAGATAAATTTGACGTATTCTGGCGGTTCCTCCAGGGTCTTTAAAAGCGCATTAAAGGCCTCGGTAGTGAGCATATGTACTTCATCAATGATGTAAATTTTGAATCTGCCCTGCACAGGAGCAAATTTTACCTTTTCTCTTAAATCGCGGACCTCGTCAATGCCGCGATTGGAAGCACCGTCAATCTCAATAACATCCAAACTTCTTGCCTGGGTTATCTCAAGGCAAGAAGAACATTTTTGACAAGGGGTGAGCGTAGGACCCTCTTTACAATTTAAGGACTTGGCAAAAATGCGGGCTACAGAGGTTTTCCCCACTCCCCGCGGACCAGAAAATAGATAAGCCGCCGCCACCCTTGCCTTTAAAATTGCGTTTTTTAAGGTGGTAATCACATGCTCCTGGCCAACCACCTCATCAAAACTTTGCGGTCGCCATTTTAAGGAAAACGCCTGATAACTCATTTGCTTATTTCCTAATCTCCCATAAAGGATTACCTAATTGTCTTAATTGTAAAATCTTTGTACAACTATTTGTGCTCATATCATAAATGTAAATCTTGGCTTCCCGCGTATCAAAGAATCCTAAATTATTGCCAGAAAAAAATGCCTGCAGATAAGCGAAATTCTGCAGTTTCGCGCCGTAGATTTCCTGCGCCTGGGCATTGTTATGTAGGTGGTAAAAAAATATTATCCCCATCAATAGACCAGCGAGAATGCCAAATAGACCACTAAGTATGTGCCTTCTCATCCCTACCTCCTTGTTTACCTAAATTCTCTTCTGAATTAATGCGATGGCCTTTTGAATCTCTTTTCTGTTGCGCGCCTGGCTCTTTAGATCTTTAAGCCGCAAGAGAAAATCCAAGGCGGCCTGATTGTGGCTGTGCTCACCCATACTTAAAATAATTTCTTTTTGCTTTTCCCTTCCTTCCTGCAAAAATACCTCCTCAACTAACCCCAGAGCGGCTGCTGTCCCCCAATCAATGAGCGCATTGATGGCACTTTTTCTTAAAAAATCTTTCTCGCTGCCCAAGGCCCTTTCATAAAGGTATAAGAGACCCTCATCGCAAAAATTATTTAATAAATAAAAGGCGAAATCTATCTTACCTTTATCCTCAGTGCTTAATAGATTTTCTATTTCGGGAATCAGGTCTTCTTTGTTTTCTTTAAGGAATTGTATGATTGCTAAATCCTGTTGATACCATTCAAAAGGCACTTCTCTGGAGGCCCTTCTTTGCAATAAATCCAATAGATAAGGGATACTTTGGGGAATGAGTTTTTTCAGGATGCCCAGGATGAGTTTGTTTTTTTCTTCCTGGAAGGCCGCCTTGTCTAAAAGCGCAACGAGGTGTTTATTTAAAGGGCTGAAATCCATTTCCTGCATTGCCTTTTTTGTGGCTATCCTTTTCCATTCGGGTAAGAAATTTTTATCCGTATAAATTTTTATTTTTGCAAGGAGTGCATCAATGCTTTGATAATCTTCTAACTTTTGCAGTTTGTAAATTAAAAAATCTATGTTCTTTACCAATATCTCATAGACCAGGTCTTCTTTTTCATTTTCCAGGGCCTCCAAAAATACGGCCACAATTTTTTTTGTATAGCCGAGCGCTGCCTTTTCCGGAATGGTATCAACGATATCTTGTATGGTATTGGACATATAGGCCCGCAATTCCGGACTGGGATTCTTCAGATTATCCAGATATTTATTAATTATCTCCTGTGCTATTTTTTCCTCATCTAAACTAAAAAGTTCACTCAATGTGGTTTTCAGATTTTCCTCTACGCCGATTTCAAGGATAGATTTGGCATCGGCATTAAGATAAACGTTTGCCCGTTTTTTCACCGGGTATTTCAAAAAATCTGCCTCATCTATCAACCATTCAAAGGTCTGACTGGACATACCGAGATTCTTTAAATATTCCCTTAAAAGAGCGACTAATTGCGTGCGATTCTGGGCATTGGCCAGACACACCAAAACCATATCCTTTAAATCCTGGATATTACTCTTGCGGCTGGTATATTCATTGGCAATGGTCTCCACCACCGTCTCAGCCGGTAGGCGGGCAATGGTCTTGGCCAGGATATTTTTCTCTTCCTCGCTAACGCGCCTGACCTTTCTCTCCAAAGGCACAGGCATCTCTTCTTTGACTGGCCCGGTAGTGGCTGCGGAAGGAATCATACCTTCAGAGATTATCTGCCTGGCCAACAAATCCTTAAGCACCTCTTTATGAAATTCCCTTTTTTCCTCCTCGGAAAGCACCCGACGATAAATCACTTCATCTATTTTTATGGAGGCGATTTTATTATTGATAAGGATTTTTTGCCAATTTTCTTTTTTTTCCGCAAAAAGTCGCGGGTCGGATAAAATGACGATAAACCTTTCCAGTTCGTCACGGGAAATGGTCTTGCGAAAGGTAATGCTGCCAATATCAAAATCCCGCATAATGCTCGTAAATTGTTTGCTGACTAATTTTTCCACAAAACCGCTTTCGGGAAATTCCTGACCATTGATTAAAAAGCGGCTGGACTCCTTGGCCTCACCCTGAGGATGGGAAAATGTTAGGTTATACTGGAGTTTAAAATAATTTATTAAAGTAGCAAAACACCTATCCAGCATCTTCTGGCTGACCTCATTTTCGCGTTGATACATCGTCATACTTTTTACGGCAGAATTAAAGGCGCTGACAATGGCCGTAACTAATGGCCAACTTTCTTCTTTAATCGGCTCCTGTCGGTCACGCTCTTCGCGGGCGCGGATGGCCTCTTCAATAATCTTTTCCGTCTGGGCATTAGAAAAGAGTTTATCTGCGTAAGAAAGAGCAAGGGGTGTGTATTCCTTAACCTTTGTCAGGAGGTCGGCGCGTTGATAATGAAAGACCAATTCCGAACTTACTGTCTCAAGATTATCCCTAAATTCGCTCTCTAAGGTATTGGCGATATTAAGGTGCAATTTTTTCTTGGTCGTCTCATCCAGCGTATCATAAAATATGCTTCGGGCAAATTCATTGTTGAAAGCCAAAATCCCCAGATCGGTCTCTTCTTTATTAAAGATATTTTTTTCTACTGCGCGGGAAACAATATCCTCAATATAACCCTCATTCATCTTTTTTAATTTAGAAAGAAAATCAAATTTAAAATTTCCGCCAATACCTGAGGCAGCCAGAAGCAATTCTTTTTCTTCCTGCTCTAAGTTTTTAAATTTATTGGTGAGGAGTTCCTTTAAATCCTGCGGCAGGGCTTCTTTTTTCTCATTAAAAACCCAATCCGGATATCTTAAATAAATCGTCCCGCGGCTGATTAAATCCCTTAATAGTTCCACGATAAAAAATGGGTTACCTTTGGTAATTCGTGCGATATCATGAAGAAACTCTTCCGGCACGATACCACCGTTAAAAATCCTCTGCACTAATTCTTTAGTCTGGGAATCAGTAAGGGGTTCTAATTTTAGATGCGGCACAATCTCAAATTCTGAAATCCCCAAGAGTAAGTTGTCTAAAAAGGCGCGTCTTTTCTGCTCAGCGGGTGGTCGGCTGTCACTGGCTAAGATACGCAAAGGCGCGTATCTTTTAGAGACGATAAGATAACTTAAAATCCCCACACTTGGTTCATCAATCCAATCCAGATTATCGATGATGATAAGGGGCTTTAAATCCGTAATAATAAACTCTAACAGTTCGGCGATTCCTTCAAAAAGATAGGAGCGCGCCTGGGCATCCCAATTTTCTAGTGCCACTGTATCGCCAATAAGCTTCTTTAACTTAGAAAAAACTGATAAGACCGGTTGTTTCTTTGGCTCTAATGCCGTGTATGCCTTTTTAAAAAGTTCGGGCTGCTCCAGCCCCAAGGCATTCAGGATATCCACCACTAGCGCATAAGGCTGCGTCTTCTGGATTTCCGTTGCCGTAAAGAAAAAAACAGGAATATTTTGCTTCCGGGCTAAATCTGCGCTCTCTTCTAATAAACGCGTCTTACCGCTGCCAATCTCTGATTCTATCAGGACTAATTTCCGCGGTTCAGCACCCAAAAGATATTCTTTTATCTCCTGTTTTTCTTTCTCCCTTCCTACTAAAGGCGGCCGAAGTAATGCATTCTGGATCCGCTTTTCCTCTTTAATCTGGGCTAAACTCTCCTGGGCAAAAGAAAGGCGGTTTCTGCCTAAACGTTTTGATGAATAAAGCGCCTCATCCGCCCGTAAGAATAATTCATCCGGAGTCTTAGCATCTAAAGGATACTGGGCAATCCCGATACTGGTAGTGATATTTATCTGGCGCTTGCCTTCCGGAAGAATAAATTCTTTTTGCGCCACACCTTGCCTAATCTCATCCCACAGATACATCACCTTATCTTTATCTTCTGCTCTTAAAATAACGGCGAATTCATCTCCACCATAGCGGGCAATTAGGTTATCGGTGTCTTTTAGACCATCCACGATTAATTTGGAAAACTCCTTTATCATATAATCGCCATTGGCATGACCAAAGGTATCGTTGATTTTCTTAAAATGGTCAATGTCTAAAAGGATTAGATAAAAAGGTCGAGCCGTGGCAACATCATTTTCCAGATTTTTCCGAAAGGCGCGACGGTTAGCCAGCTGGGTCAGGTCGTCAATGTAGGCCAATTCTTTAATCGCCATCCTTACTTAATTTCTCCCTGCATTTTTTTGATAATATGGGCGAATTCCGTCGGTACCAGAATGATTAAACTATTTTGCTCGGCACCAATTTCCTGCCAGGTCTGCAGCTGCCTTAATAAAAGCGCGTTGGGAGATGCCTCAATGGTCTTGGCTGCCTCGGTAAATTTTTTGCTTGCTTCTTCTTCTGCGGAAGCCTTGACTAAACGCGAACGTTTTTCCCGAATTGCCTCTGCCTCTTTGGCCATGGCGCGCTTCATATTGTCGGGAATTTCAATATTCTTTACTTCTACACTTTTGATATTAATACCCCAATCATCCGTCGGGCCTTGTAGCGCCTCTAACACTTCCTGCCCGATTTTATCTTTATTGGCTAAAAGTGTATCCAAATCATATTTTCCCAAAACATCCCTTAATTTTGACTGCGCTAAAAGCACAGAGGCCGCGGCAAAATTCTCTACTGCCACAATGGAGCGGGCAGCATCAAAAATCTTGTAATAGACCACGGCGTCAATCTTTACCGGCACTGAATCCTTGGTCATCACCTCCTGCGGGATGACATCCATGGTGCGCGTGCGCATATCCACATAACGCACATATTCGATAATCGGGATAATAATATTTAAACCGGGATTAATTTCCCTAACCAATTTTCCCAGCCGAAAAACCACACCCTTCTGCCACTGGGTAACAATCCTGATACCAAAGATGACGATAAAGAAAGCAATGAATAAAAGGATTTTAATTAAAGGCATAACACACCTCCTCAGGTTACAGGTACAATTTCCAAACACAACAGAAAAACATTATGCTTCACAGAAAGTTCTACGAAACCCGCCAAATCTATAACGCATCTATTTATAAAAAAACGACGTAAAGCGGTGTGTATTTGAAAAAATCCGAACCGATTTTATTAGCGTGCGATAGCCCGCAAGGGAAATAATAACTAATTTTCCTATTTGGCGGCAAATTCTTTTTTAAAATAATTTCTTGGAATCCTCGCCCAACCTTCTTAAATACTCATTTACATAAAAATAATCTGGTTCGCTTTTTGTAGCCCTAGTTCTTATTTCAAAATTTGGATTTTGAGGATTATTTTTGTCAAAAAGGATAAGTCCTATACCAAATCTTGAACAAAGAGATTCGACCCTCTCGATATCTCGTTCTGCTTCATTCGGAACAACAAGATAAACTTTATGACTGAAAAGTTTATAGGAACACGCTTGACCAAAAGCAGTAACAAGTTGATTAGTATCTACTTTTATTTCTGCACTTATAATTTCAATTGGCGGTCGTATTGGATCGGCTTCAGAAAACTTATATACCCCTAAAACATCGGGTGTGCCCCATCTATCACCAAATTTATTTCCGCCTAGTGGTATTGCTTTTGTGCATTCTCCCAAATCTTTAACTAAATAGTCGGCAAATGAA
Proteins encoded in this region:
- a CDS encoding diguanylate cyclase, giving the protein MAIKELAYIDDLTQLANRRAFRKNLENDVATARPFYLILLDIDHFKKINDTFGHANGDYMIKEFSKLIVDGLKDTDNLIARYGGDEFAVILRAEDKDKVMYLWDEIRQGVAQKEFILPEGKRQINITTSIGIAQYPLDAKTPDELFLRADEALYSSKRLGRNRLSFAQESLAQIKEEKRIQNALLRPPLVGREKEKQEIKEYLLGAEPRKLVLIESEIGSGKTRLLEESADLARKQNIPVFFFTATEIQKTQPYALVVDILNALGLEQPELFKKAYTALEPKKQPVLSVFSKLKKLIGDTVALENWDAQARSYLFEGIAELLEFIITDLKPLIIIDNLDWIDEPSVGILSYLIVSKRYAPLRILASDSRPPAEQKRRAFLDNLLLGISEFEIVPHLKLEPLTDSQTKELVQRIFNGGIVPEEFLHDIARITKGNPFFIVELLRDLISRGTIYLRYPDWVFNEKKEALPQDLKELLTNKFKNLEQEEKELLLAASGIGGNFKFDFLSKLKKMNEGYIEDIVSRAVEKNIFNKEETDLGILAFNNEFARSIFYDTLDETTKKKLHLNIANTLESEFRDNLETVSSELVFHYQRADLLTKVKEYTPLALSYADKLFSNAQTEKIIEEAIRAREERDRQEPIKEESWPLVTAIVSAFNSAVKSMTMYQRENEVSQKMLDRCFATLINYFKLQYNLTFSHPQGEAKESSRFLINGQEFPESGFVEKLVSKQFTSIMRDFDIGSITFRKTISRDELERFIVILSDPRLFAEKKENWQKILINNKIASIKIDEVIYRRVLSEEEKREFHKEVLKDLLARQIISEGMIPSAATTGPVKEEMPVPLERKVRRVSEEEKNILAKTIARLPAETVVETIANEYTSRKSNIQDLKDMVLVCLANAQNRTQLVALLREYLKNLGMSSQTFEWLIDEADFLKYPVKKRANVYLNADAKSILEIGVEENLKTTLSELFSLDEEKIAQEIINKYLDNLKNPSPELRAYMSNTIQDIVDTIPEKAALGYTKKIVAVFLEALENEKEDLVYEILVKNIDFLIYKLQKLEDYQSIDALLAKIKIYTDKNFLPEWKRIATKKAMQEMDFSPLNKHLVALLDKAAFQEEKNKLILGILKKLIPQSIPYLLDLLQRRASREVPFEWYQQDLAIIQFLKENKEDLIPEIENLLSTEDKGKIDFAFYLLNNFCDEGLLYLYERALGSEKDFLRKSAINALIDWGTAAALGLVEEVFLQEGREKQKEIILSMGEHSHNQAALDFLLRLKDLKSQARNRKEIQKAIALIQKRI
- a CDS encoding slipin family protein; amino-acid sequence: MPLIKILLFIAFFIVIFGIRIVTQWQKGVVFRLGKLVREINPGLNIIIPIIEYVRYVDMRTRTMDVIPQEVMTKDSVPVKIDAVVYYKIFDAARSIVAVENFAAASVLLAQSKLRDVLGKYDLDTLLANKDKIGQEVLEALQGPTDDWGINIKSVEVKNIEIPDNMKRAMAKEAEAIREKRSRLVKASAEEEASKKFTEAAKTIEASPNALLLRQLQTWQEIGAEQNSLIILVPTEFAHIIKKMQGEIK